From the Cumulibacter manganitolerans genome, the window GTCGGCGCCGGTCGTCACCCGCGTGCGGCGGCCGGGCTCCGCGAACCGGTCGCCTCCGGGGGCGGGCCCGGACTCGCCTGGGTCGGCCGGGGGCCCGTCCGGTCCGCGACCGAGCCGGTCGGGCGATGCAGCGGTGAACTGCGACGGGCGCCGGGGAGCGATCGGGGGCGGGCTGGTGGGCGGAGCCACCGCCGGCCGGGGACCGGAGCCCGTGGGCGGAAGCGGCGACGGTGCTGGTACCGAGCCCGGGGGAGCAGGGCGCCCCTCAGGGATGTTCGTCATGCGCTTCCCATCGGTGATCGGTGACGGCACGGTCGATCATAGGTGTCGACGGGCTGTAGGAGCCCGTCCGCCGCCGTGGCGTTCCGCCTCCGCCGCGTGGCGGGGGCGCGGCACACTGCAATAATCGCTGGCGGCTGAGCAAGTGACTCCGACGTACGAGAAGTGGGGCCATGGCGCGGACGATACAAGTCGATCCCGGCAGAGCAGGGTGCTACGTGAAGATCGCCGAGGCGATCGACGAGGCGCCCGCCGGGGCGGTGATCCGGATCGCCCCGGGCGAGTACGCCGAGAGCCTGCGCATCCTCGGCAAGGAGGTGACCCTCGAGGGGACGCCGGTCGACGAGGCTGCCGAGGGCGGCGGCGCGGCGCCACCCGTGCGGATCGTCGGGGACGGCGGCTGGGCGCCCACCGTCGAGCAGTCCGGCGGCCGGCTGACGCTCATGCACCTGGCGATCGCCGCCCGGGACGCCGACGCGGTCAAGGTCGTCGGCGGCGCACTGCGCGTGGAGTCCGCCGCGCTGAGCGCATCCACCGGCAACGCCCTGCGGGTCGTCGACGGCGCGACGGTCACGGGTCGCGGGCTCACGATCGCCGACTCGCAGGTCGGCGTCCTGTTCGAGGATGCCGAGGGCGAGATCACCGATTCGGTGATCCGCGACATCGGCGACGACGGAGTCGTGATCCGGATCGGCGCCACGCCGGTGCTGCGCAGCTGCACGATCGAGAACGCCGGCGGCCGCGGCATCTACGTGTACGAGTCGGCCAAGCCGACCATCGAGGGCTGCGAGATCGTCGGCGCCCGCGGGGAAGGCATCTCGATCGCGCAGGGCGCCGCGCCGACGTTGAGCCTGTGCAAGGTCGTCGGGGCCGGATCCGCAGGGATCCGGTTCGCACCCGGCACGGCGGGGTCGCTGCGCGGCTGCAGCACCGAACGCTGCGGATCACCGGAGATCGACATCGCCGACGGCGCGGACGTCGACCGCAGCGACGCGAATGCGGACGCCGCCGGACTCGGCGCGGTCGAGACCCCGAAGGGCGACCCTGCGAAGGTCGCGTCGCTGCTCGCCGAGCTCGACGGCATGGTCGGGCTCGAGGGCGTCAAGGCCGAGGTCCGCTCGATCATCGACGAGATCCAGGTCAACGAGTGGCGGCGGGCCGCGGGCCTGAGCACCGGAGGCATGTCGAACCACCTGATCTTCGCCGGCGCACCGGGCACCGGCAAGACGACTGTCGGGCGCATCTACGGGCAGCTGCTCGCCGCCCTCGGCGTCCTGCCGGGTGGCCCGCTCAAGGAGGTATCGCGGCGCGACCTGGTCGGTCAGTACGTCGGGCACACGGCGGAGAAGACGGCGGCCGTCTTCGACGAGGCCAAGGGCGGCGTGGTGTTCCTCGACGAGGCCTACACCCTTACCCGGCAGGCCGGCGGCGGCAGCAACGACTTCGGCCAGGAGGCGGTCGACATGATCGTCAAGCTGATGGAGGACATGCGCAAGGACATCGCCGTCATCGCCGCCGGCTACACCAACGAGATGCGCGACTTCCTCGACGCGAACCCGGGCCTCGCCTCCCGCTTCGTGAAGACCATCGAGTTCGAGAACTACGACGCCGAGGACCTGACGCGGATCATCACCGGCATGGTGTCCGGCAACGACTACCGGCTCGGTGAGGGCGCCACCGACCTGCTGCGCGGATACTTCGCACAGCTGCCCCGCGACGCGAGCTTCGGCAACGCGCGCGACGCGCGCAAGCTCTTCGAGAAGCTCCGCAAGGTCCAGTCCGGGCGGTTGCGCCGGCTCCCTGGCCGGCCGGATCTCGAGGCGCTGATCACCATCACCGCGGACGACGTCCGCGCCGCCGTCGCGTCCTAGGCTCGCCGTCGGGACCGGACGGTCCTAGGCTGGCGGCATGCCAGGATCGCTGATCGTGTCGATGGGCGTCTCCGTCGACGGCTTCATCCAGGACCGCCAGGGCCGGTTCGACTGGTCCGAGCCCGGTGAGGAGCAGTTCGCCTTCCACCTCGAGCAGGTCCGCGGCCTCGGCGGCGTCCTGCTGGGCCGGCGGCTGTACGAGAGCATGGTGGTCTGGGAGACCGACCCGTCGTTCCTGCAGACCGCGCAGGACCATGCCTTCGCCGCTGCCTGGAGCGCTCTGCCGAAGGTGGTCTTCAGCCGCACCCTCGACCGCGTGCAGGGCAACGCCCGCCTGGCCTCGGGCTCGGTGGCCGACGAGGTGCGCGCCATGGTCTCCTCGACCGAGCAGGACGTCGAGATCGGCGGAGCGGACCTGGCCGGTCAGGCGATCGGTCTGGGCCTCGTCGACGAGTTCCATCTCTTCCGCGGCCCGATCATCGTCGGGGGCGGTACGCCGCTCCTGCCACCGGTGACGGAGGCCATCCGGCTCGAGCTGGTCGAGACCCGGACCTTCGCGTCGAAGGTGCTGTACGAACGCTATCGCCGCGCACCCTAGGGGTCGCCTGCTGCGTCGCGACGAGCCGACCTTTAGCCGACGAAGATGCCGCGCGCGGCGAGCCACGCCTGCGGGTCGACGCGCTGCCCGTAGGCGCCCTTCTGCACCTCGAAGTGCAGGTGCGGGCCGGTCGAGTAGCCGCGATTGCCGATGTCGGCGATGTGCTGTCCGGCGGCGACGGTCTGGCCCGCCTGGACGTAGTACTGGTTGACGTGCCCGTAGACCGTGACGTCGCCGTTCGCGTGCTGGATGTAGACGGCCAGGCCGAACCCGGTGGCCGGTCCGGCGCGCAGCACGGTGCCGGCGCCCGCCGCGAAGATCGGCGTGCCGATCGCGTTGGCGATGTCGATGCCCTGGTGGAAGGTGCCCCAGCGGGAGCAGAAGCAGCTGGTGAAGGTGCCGGAGGCGGGCAACGCCCACTCGCCGGTGACCTGGCCGGTGACGCCGGTCGAGTCCGTGGCCACGCCGGGCGCGTCGCCCTGCGGCTGCGTCGGGATGCCGGCCTGCTTCTTGAGCCCGTCCATCTGCTGCTGCGCGGCGGCCAGCTTCGCCTGGCTGTCGGAGGAGACCTTCTGCGCCTCCTCCGCCTTCGCCTGGGCGTCGGCCGCGGCCGCATCGGCGGCCGTGCTCGCCGCCTGCTGCTTCTCCTGCGCGGCGACCATCGCCTCGATGTGCGCGACCTGGTAGCCGCTGACCTGGTCGCTCAGCACGACCTTGTCGATGAAGTCCTGAGGACCGTCGGAGGACAGCAGCGTCGCCTGCGACAACGAGATCGGGCCCTGCTTGTACAGGTCGGCGGCGACCTCGTTGGCGTCCTTCTTGGCCTTGTCCGCCTCCGCCGTCGCGACGTCCAGGTCGGCCTTGGCCTTGGCGGCGGCGTCCTTGGCGACGCTGGACTGCCCGACCGCCTGGTTCGCGGCGTCCGCCGCGGCGAGCATCTCGGCGTTGAGCTTGTCGATCTGCTGCTGCAGTGCGACGACCTCGGGGGAGACCTGACCGCCGGTGCCCGTCTGCGCAGCCTCGACGCTCTTCGCGGAGGGCGCGGCGCCCGACGCGCCCGCGCCGGAGGAGGGGCTCGCGGAGCCGGAGGAGGAGGGAGCGGCGCTGGCGCTGAGCGGAGTGCTCACAGCCACCGTGAAGGCGGCCAGCGCACTCACGATCACCATCTTGCGACGATGCACTAGGTCAGGTTCCTTACAGTCATGTCGGGTGCCACGGCCTGACACACGATAACGGACAGGTAAAGACAGTCAATAGTCTGCACCTGGGCTGCACCGTCGCGGCCGTTGTCCACAGCACTGTGGACGGCTC encodes:
- a CDS encoding M23 family metallopeptidase; this translates as MVIVSALAAFTVAVSTPLSASAAPSSSGSASPSSGAGASGAAPSAKSVEAAQTGTGGQVSPEVVALQQQIDKLNAEMLAAADAANQAVGQSSVAKDAAAKAKADLDVATAEADKAKKDANEVAADLYKQGPISLSQATLLSSDGPQDFIDKVVLSDQVSGYQVAHIEAMVAAQEKQQAASTAADAAAADAQAKAEEAQKVSSDSQAKLAAAQQQMDGLKKQAGIPTQPQGDAPGVATDSTGVTGQVTGEWALPASGTFTSCFCSRWGTFHQGIDIANAIGTPIFAAGAGTVLRAGPATGFGLAVYIQHANGDVTVYGHVNQYYVQAGQTVAAGQHIADIGNRGYSTGPHLHFEVQKGAYGQRVDPQAWLAARGIFVG
- a CDS encoding dihydrofolate reductase family protein; the protein is MPGSLIVSMGVSVDGFIQDRQGRFDWSEPGEEQFAFHLEQVRGLGGVLLGRRLYESMVVWETDPSFLQTAQDHAFAAAWSALPKVVFSRTLDRVQGNARLASGSVADEVRAMVSSTEQDVEIGGADLAGQAIGLGLVDEFHLFRGPIIVGGGTPLLPPVTEAIRLELVETRTFASKVLYERYRRAP
- a CDS encoding AAA family ATPase, with the translated sequence MKIAEAIDEAPAGAVIRIAPGEYAESLRILGKEVTLEGTPVDEAAEGGGAAPPVRIVGDGGWAPTVEQSGGRLTLMHLAIAARDADAVKVVGGALRVESAALSASTGNALRVVDGATVTGRGLTIADSQVGVLFEDAEGEITDSVIRDIGDDGVVIRIGATPVLRSCTIENAGGRGIYVYESAKPTIEGCEIVGARGEGISIAQGAAPTLSLCKVVGAGSAGIRFAPGTAGSLRGCSTERCGSPEIDIADGADVDRSDANADAAGLGAVETPKGDPAKVASLLAELDGMVGLEGVKAEVRSIIDEIQVNEWRRAAGLSTGGMSNHLIFAGAPGTGKTTVGRIYGQLLAALGVLPGGPLKEVSRRDLVGQYVGHTAEKTAAVFDEAKGGVVFLDEAYTLTRQAGGGSNDFGQEAVDMIVKLMEDMRKDIAVIAAGYTNEMRDFLDANPGLASRFVKTIEFENYDAEDLTRIITGMVSGNDYRLGEGATDLLRGYFAQLPRDASFGNARDARKLFEKLRKVQSGRLRRLPGRPDLEALITITADDVRAAVAS